In Reichenbachiella agarivorans, one genomic interval encodes:
- a CDS encoding M48 family metalloprotease — protein sequence MKNYLFSLFLFLVFTLPSLSQPLSYDEQLGENGAKQVELVMGIYEDEILTPYVEEIGERLIDHLDNRLFDYQFKIVDEPIPNAFALPGGYIYVTRGLLALVENVDELGCVLSHEVIHVEQRHSVKQMKRSILPALLQVPGMIVGAVAGANVGNIINTPFAVGSSFFTAKYSRKHETEADHLGVALAAKAGFDPKALSKILDRIVVWEEVRSEQEEKRSYFSNHPYTPDRISNLTKSTHNLTWSSNEMQERPILDRLNGLSFSDNPDKGIFVDSVFLHPDIDFSVTFPSSWTYVNTYNAVGAVSKDQNAFVILTLEDTAQSPQKYGSDYMKLLKDKQAQASVKGEKVEVNGHDAFLVLVTEQGDEGSIYTGFVWIKMGENLYKISTVTSGDAKSMIKKAALSLHPLTTQEKELIFRESITIVAAREGESIEKLAIRSDNQLKGKLLKVLNGKAPDSILSQGEKIKVVTREPYFAVPK from the coding sequence ATGAAAAACTACCTTTTTTCCCTTTTCCTATTTCTTGTTTTCACCCTTCCGTCTCTCTCTCAGCCCTTGAGTTATGATGAGCAGTTAGGAGAAAATGGAGCCAAGCAGGTAGAATTGGTAATGGGGATTTATGAAGATGAGATTTTGACTCCATATGTCGAGGAGATTGGAGAGCGGTTGATAGATCACTTGGACAACCGACTTTTTGATTACCAATTCAAGATCGTGGACGAACCGATTCCCAATGCTTTTGCCTTGCCAGGTGGTTATATATATGTCACGAGAGGACTATTGGCTTTGGTGGAGAATGTAGATGAATTGGGGTGTGTGCTCAGTCATGAGGTCATTCATGTCGAGCAGCGTCACTCCGTCAAACAAATGAAACGGAGTATTCTCCCTGCCCTGCTCCAAGTGCCTGGTATGATTGTAGGGGCAGTTGCTGGTGCCAATGTGGGAAACATAATCAACACACCTTTTGCCGTGGGTTCTAGTTTTTTTACAGCCAAATACAGCCGCAAACACGAAACAGAAGCCGATCACCTAGGCGTAGCATTGGCAGCCAAAGCTGGTTTTGACCCTAAGGCATTGAGCAAAATTCTCGACCGGATCGTCGTATGGGAGGAGGTAAGATCCGAACAAGAGGAGAAAAGAAGCTATTTCAGCAATCACCCATATACCCCAGACAGAATTAGCAACTTGACCAAGTCTACCCACAACCTAACATGGTCTAGCAATGAAATGCAAGAAAGACCCATTTTGGATAGGCTGAATGGCTTGTCTTTTTCGGACAATCCAGACAAGGGGATATTTGTGGATAGTGTGTTTTTGCACCCTGACATTGATTTTAGTGTGACTTTTCCTTCTTCTTGGACTTATGTAAATACCTACAATGCTGTCGGTGCGGTCAGCAAGGATCAAAATGCTTTTGTGATTTTAACCTTGGAGGATACAGCACAGTCTCCCCAAAAGTATGGAAGTGATTACATGAAACTACTGAAAGACAAGCAAGCGCAAGCGTCTGTCAAAGGCGAAAAGGTAGAAGTAAATGGACATGATGCTTTTTTGGTCTTGGTCACAGAGCAAGGAGATGAAGGCTCCATTTATACTGGGTTTGTCTGGATCAAAATGGGTGAAAACCTGTATAAAATCTCTACTGTCACCTCTGGAGATGCCAAAAGCATGATCAAGAAGGCAGCGCTTTCATTGCATCCCTTGACTACCCAAGAGAAGGAATTGATTTTTCGAGAGTCAATAACTATAGTTGCTGCCCGCGAAGGAGAATCCAT
- a CDS encoding TetR/AcrR family transcriptional regulator has protein sequence MSEDTTESKIKEAAESLFAKYGLKGTTIRKVAEKAGVNIALVNYYFRSKEKLFLSVFEEKLKIYTEMGIGILTDRKRDIWSRIRDYVDEMINAMMKESNLPIFIMSETHFNPNLITQIKSFSKEEMRLKSQKIQTVLDEELEKGNIRKVDAIDFECTLTSMMIFPFLTKNILKHTGRLDEDFNGFDGFLEHNKSNVIFAITNFLKKD, from the coding sequence TTGTCAGAAGATACAACAGAAAGCAAAATCAAAGAAGCAGCAGAGTCCCTCTTTGCTAAGTACGGCCTCAAAGGCACAACGATTAGAAAAGTCGCCGAAAAAGCGGGAGTGAACATTGCCTTGGTCAATTATTACTTTAGAAGTAAGGAAAAGCTGTTTTTATCTGTTTTCGAAGAGAAGCTAAAAATTTATACCGAAATGGGCATTGGAATTCTAACAGACAGAAAGAGAGATATCTGGAGTCGAATCCGTGACTATGTAGACGAAATGATCAATGCAATGATGAAGGAATCAAACCTGCCAATCTTCATTATGAGCGAAACACATTTTAATCCAAACCTCATTACGCAGATTAAAAGCTTCAGTAAAGAAGAAATGAGATTAAAATCTCAAAAAATTCAGACCGTTTTAGATGAGGAGTTGGAGAAAGGCAATATTCGAAAAGTTGATGCTATAGACTTTGAATGTACTTTAACATCCATGATGATTTTTCCTTTTTTAACAAAAAACATTTTGAAGCATACAGGTAGGTTAGATGAAGATTTTAATGGTTTTGATGGCTTCCTCGAGCATAACAAGAGCAATGTGATCTTTGCGATTACAAATTTTTTGAAAAAAGACTAA